The following DNA comes from Mycoplasma phocoenae.
TCTTCTTTCGTAAATCACGAAACAATAATGGGACATCATGTTCAAAATGTATATTCAAATAAATATATGGCTACCGAAAATAATGACTTTTATATATTTTCTGGTTTTGAATCTGCATCATTTTCTGAAGGATGAGGGCTATTTGTTGAATGATTTGCCCTAGAATCTGGATGATATGGTACACCCGATTATTCTGAAAAAGAAACATTTGATGTTTTACCAGTAGATTTTTCAAAATCAACTAATGGTTATTTACCAATCATATCTAATGATGCTACAGAAGAACAAATTAATTATATGAAACAAGTAGCGGGCGGAACATACTGAAAACTGGCCAAATCTGTCCAAAAAGATTTAGATGATCAACAAGCCACAAAAAACGCAATTAAAATAGGTAATATATTACAATATTACGGATATTTAAATGAGAAAAAAATGCGTGATAATCGTTTAGTATTGGATACAGCATTACACGGAATTATAAATAACCCGGATCAAAATATTGGTTCTGGTTTATCTATTGAAGACCAAAGAAAATTTATGATTAAAAATTTAAGTTCGCCTTCTGATATTTCTGAATATCCAAAACGTTACTTAGGATACCCAGCACAAGCTGTATCTTATAATATCGGAAAAGAAGCCTTTAAAGAAGCATACATTAAAATGCTAAAAAACTCAGGATTGACTAGATCAGAGATGATTAAAGACAAAAAAAATATACAAAAGCTTTTTGATTTATTTTTAGCATTTAGAGATATTCCACTGGAAGAAATTATAAAAATGATAAATTTTGAATTTTGTATAAATTCATAAACTAAATAAATTTTTAAAAAACAATGCATTAATTGTGCATTGTTTTTTTGTTTATTAATTACATTTAAGCTTTATACTTAATTCCTAATGCATTTAATATTGGTACTAAAAAGAAATTAAATGGTTTATTAAAGTGTGGTAAGAAGTATACATCTGTTAAAGCGATTTCAGGTAGCGTTAAACCTTTTTGTAAAGCTAAAGCAAACATATAAATTACTTCAGTATGTACTTGTTTACCTCATGAACCAATTTGTACACCTAACAATTTAAATGTTTTTGGATTATACACTATTTTACATGATACTTTTTCATAGGTGTTCATAAATTCTGGACGATCATTATCTGTTCAAATTTGTTCTGCAACATCCTCATCTTTAAACCCTAATTTTAATGCCATTTGTTTTGTTAAACCAGTTGAAGCGTAATGGCAATTGAATACGTTTATAGCGTTTGTTCCTGCTACACCAGGGAAAGGAATGTGTAATCCCGCAATGTCTAAAGCGGCAATTAATCCTGATTTAACAGCATTAGTTGCTAATGCTGTATGGTGCTGAGTGTTTGTTACAACATTTTTCATAGCACATGAATCCCCAATAGCATATATATCTTTATCGGTTATTGAACGATTAAATTCGTCCACAACAATAGCTCCGTTCGGTAATTTCTCTACTCCGCTTATCATATCTGTACGAGGTTTAAAACCAATACATAATATTACTAAGTCGGCTGCGTACTCTCCTTTATCTGTTACAACACTAGAAACATTTACATTATCTTTTGATTTAAATTCTTTAACTGATTCTCCTAAGCGTAGATTAATACCTAATTTTTTCATATTAGTTTCCATAACATCTGTAAACTCAGAATCAAAATAATTAGGTATTACTCTGTCTTGTAAATCGATTAAAGTAACTTTTTTGCCTTGAATGTGGAAAGCCTCCACCAATTCCACCCCGATGTATCCTGCTCCAACAACTACTACGTCTTTAACATTTTTATCTTCAGCTGCTTTAACAATTTCTTCTGCATGTTGGAATAATTTAGAAAGCATTATATTTTTATATTCTCTACCTTTAAATGGTGGCTCTATCGGTCATGTTCCACCGGCAAAAACCAATTTATCATATGTATCTTCAAATTCTTTTCCTGTTGCGTTGTCACGAACAGTAACAATTTTTTTCTCTTTATTTATATGTATAACTTCGTGATTTACCTTCAAATCAATATTGTAATCTTTCACTAAACTTTGTGGTGATGAATAAAATAATCCCGATGGATCTTTGAATTCCCCACTTACTCATACTGCTATACCACATCCTAAAAATGATGTGTTTGTATTACGGTCATAACACACGATTTCAGCTTCTGGGTGAACTGTTTTCAATGTTCTTAAAAAGCTTGTTCCTGCGTGGTTTGCTCCTACTACTAAAATTTTCATAAATTCTCTCCTTAATTGTTTTCACATTTTAATTATATTTCAACGAAGCACAAAGGATTTTTAAAAAAATGAATTTATTAATAAAAACAACAAAAAAACGAGAATTTTGAACGTTTTTTTGTTGTTTTTATTATTTGTGAGCCCTTAAAATAACATCAAAATTTTGATTAATTTTTTCAATTTTCACACCCATTTTTTCAAGTATTAACATACTTGCCTTACCTTCTTCAGTATCATTTTTATAATCTTCGGCGTATACTATTCTTGAAATTTTAGACTGAACTATTAATTTAGCGCAGTTGAAACAAGGCATATGAGTTATATACATTATTGCATTTTCACCAATTTTAGAGTTCGTTAAGTTTGCATTGATAATTGCATTTGCTTCCGCATGTACAACATATGTGTATTTAGAATTTAATATTTCTTCTTTAACTGCTGGTTTTTCTCATGAAAAAATTAAATCGTTGTCAAGATCATTATTAGCGTTTGTACAGTTAATGCTTTTTGGCATGCCGTTATATCCTAATGACACTACATAATTTTGATTCACTATACAAGCCCCTACTTTTGTATTGGGATCTTTTGATCGCTGTGCACTCAATTTAGCTAAAGACATAAAATAATAATCTCAGCTTATTTTTCCATTTTGATAAATTGATTTTTTAATATTTTTTTCCATAAATAACATTTTAACACTAAATGGTTAAAAACAGCCACCTCAGCCGCTGTTTTTTATTATTCATTGAAATAAGGTATTTTACCTCGGTAGGACATTTACGATAAATCCAATTATATATAATAATCGAATCACTAATATCATAACACAATTTTAAAAAAATACAAAAATAAAAATGTTAAAAAAATTCTTTATTAAATATAATTAGATAAAAAAAGATGTAGGAGTTGAAATGAAAAAATATTATTTAATCGGTAATCACAAAATGAATGTTAATTATAGCGAAAATATAAATTTTATTAAAGAAGTGAATAAACTTCATCCTGATAGTACTGATATTTTCTTTGCAATTGCACCTAGTTATACAAATCTTATTTGCAAACAATTGTTAGCAAAAGAAAATAATGTTTTAAAAATAGGGGCACAGAACGTATCTTGTTATACAAAAGGAGCATATACAGGTGATATATCCGCTAATCAACTAGCGGATATGCAGATGGATTTTGTTATAGTTGGTCATTCGGAAAGACGTACTTATTTTCACGATGATTCAAACAAGATAAACTTAAGAATTAAAGAAGCGTTAAAACACAATTTAAAAGTTGTTTTATGTATTGGAGAAACATTTGAAGAGTTCCATTCTAAAGAAACATTAAAAATTATCAGTAAACAAATAGATATTGCCTTAGACGGAGTTGATGAAACGGCTGATATTATTATTTCATACGAGCCAATTTGAGCTATTGGTACAGGTTTGGTTGCTTCGAATGAGCATTTAGCTCCTATATTTGAATTTTTACAAAACAAATTACCTAAATGTAAATTTTTATATGGTGGTAGCGCAAACCCTGGTAATATAATGCATTTATTAGAAATACCGCAAATAACTGGTTTTTTAGTTGGTAATGCATCATTATCACCTGAAAAATTTGTGTCAATGTTAAACATGATGGAATTACAGAAAAAATAATAAAATAAACAAAAAATAAGCAAATCAGCTTATTTTTTTTAGTGTTTTTATTTATTTTGTAAAGTCTACAAAAAAACTTTTTAAGATACTAAAAGTATATTTTTTTTGTATTTTCGCTTGTAAAAAAAAAAAAAAAAGTAATAAAAATTCATTTATATAAAATTAATTTACTAGTTTATAAGGAGAAGATATGAAAAATAATAAATCTAAAACATTAGTTAAGTTATTGACGTTAACATCGTTAACAGCCGCTTTATCAGCTAACGCTGTATTAATTTCGACTTTAAATGAAGGTGAAAATCCTATCTTAGTTAAAGGAGATAAAACAAAAACAGCGTCAGAATATGTTGAAGCTGTTAAAAATAATTCAATTAAACCAACAATATCGGATCCAAAAGACACTGAAGAATTTGAATACACAATTTCTGATGCTAAAACTAATGAAGATGGAACTGTCACTGCAACTGTTGTAAAAACAAACAAAAAAGACTCAAAAGATTCGAAAAAATATGAAGTAATTATTGCTAAAAATCAATTTAAAGAAGTATTGAGTGTAAAAGGTGATAAGACTAAAACATCTAAAGAATATGCAGAGGCAATTAACAATAAATCATTCACACCTCAAATTCAAGGCATGAATGATTCTGAAAATTATGATTACGTTGTAACTAAATCAGTAGCTAACAAAGATGGAAGTGTTGATGTAACCGTAACCAAAACCAATAAAAAAGATTCAAAAGATGTTACTGATTCAATAATAAATATTCCATCAGAAGAATTTAAACTTGAGTTAAGTATTGAAGGAGATAAAACAAAAACAGCGTCAGAATATGTTGAAGCTATTAAAAATAATTTAATTAAACCAACAATATCGGGTCCAAAAGACACTGAAGAATTCGAATACACAATTTCTGATGCTAAAACTAATGAAGATGGAACTGTTGCTGCAACTGTTGTAAAAACAAACAAAAAAGACTCAAAAGATTCGAAAAAATATGAAGTAATTATTGCTAAAAATCAATTTAAAGAAGTATTGAGTGTAAAAGGTGATAAGACTAAAACATCTAAAGAATATGCAGAGGCAATTAACAATAAATCATTCACACCTCAAATTGAAGGTATGAATGATTCTGAAAATTATGATTACGTTGTAACTAAATCAGTAGCTAACAATGATGGTAGTGTTGACGTAACCGTAACCAAAACCAATAAAAAAGATTCAAAAGATGTTACTGATTCAATAATAAATATTCCATCAGAAGAATTTAAAATTGTACAAACCAAATTAAATTTATCTTCTGAAGTTGTTACAGTTGAACAAAATTCAGTAGTTAGCGAAGAACAATTTAAAAAAGTAATATTAAATTATGATGAATTACCAAAAGATACTACTATAGAAATTATTAATGAACCAGATACAAGCAACGTTGGAGAACAGACTGCTAAAGTTAAAGTGAATATCCCGGTAGAAATACCTCAATCATTAGACATAATAGTAGATGTTAAAGAGTTTAAAAATGAAATCCGTCCAAGTATTGATTATAGTAATGAAATCGAAGTCAATACTGAAGTAACAGAAGACATATTAAAATCATTTATTAAAAATGTATCTGAATACCCAAAGAGTTCTGTGTTCAAACTAAAAGAACCTTTAGATACAACTGTTATCGGTCAAAAAACAGCGACTTTAATTATAAAACAACAATTTAAAGAAGAAAAAGAGTACCCACTTTCTATAACCGTAGTTTCAGCTCCTGTTTTTAAAGAAAGCACAGCCAAATGAACAAATTCAGCTTACACAAAAGGATACAAAGAAGAAGGAACAAAATTAACTGAAGCTGAAATAAAAAACAGTATTAGCATTCTAAAAGATCCAAACAATCCTTATATAGAATACAAGATAACTGAAGCAATAATAACAGAAGATGGTGTTAAAATATCCTATAAACATCCTTATGACAGCAGTCAAAGATTCTATACTATTTTAGATTTTAAAGAAGCTACTCCAGAAATTATTGAAGGTGGTTATGATGTTTGACTTCCTGAATTTACTATAAATAATGAATTTGTTGAAGTAAACAATGATAAAGAATTGCGTCAAAAACTTGAAAAATCTATAATAAACAACAAATATGATTCTATTGAAATTAAAAAAATGGAAAAAGACATTTATACACAAGAAATAAAAGTTGAATTAGTTGGTAAAAAGAATAATGAACAAGACACAAAAATAGTTTATAACAAACAATTAAAAAGAAAAATTAAATTAATAGGTGAAATCGGACACGAAATTGGTCCATTCGAAGACAGCATGACTGCGAGTTATATATACGACAGTGTAATTAATGATGATATGTTAAATAAACTAATTGAATCAAAAGGTAAAGCAAGAATAGGAGATGGTTATTTAATAAATATTTCTGTAACAGATGCCGAATCTTATGCATTAAACGATTCTTCTGCTCAAAAAAACAATTTTGATAAAAAAATTGGTGGATTGAAAAACCTATTAGAAGCTAATGAACAATACACTAAATTAAAAATAACAAAATTAGTTAAAAAAGAATTAAACAAAATAACTAACTCTATTATTTTAACTGCTACATTGGAACACCCAGATATCGACAATGGAAAACCTTGAAATGAAGATATTTATTTCCAAATAAATAAATTAGGTGGTAATTACGCCTTTAAGTTAGGTAACTTCAGATTAAAAGAAGGAGACAAATTAAGTAATTACAAATTTGCTGAACTAACTAAAGAGAAATTAAATCAAATGGAATTTGAATATGACATATTAATTGGTAACAATAGAAACATATTCCCTAATTTAAACCTTGAAGAAGGAGAGATTAAAAACAAATTTGATTTCTCAATCAAAAATAAAGAATTGTTAAACAATGGTATTTTAATAACTTATTTAGTTTCAGATAAAACTGACCCATCTATAAAAGGTGAAGAATCTGTATTGATTAGTCGTGAATTTTTCAAAAGTTCAACAAAAGCAACTTTAAAAGCTGAATCAATAAAAAACAAAATGCTAGACGAGATATACGGAGCTGATTTTGAGATAACTTCAGAAGACCCGTTAATTGAAAGATCTGAAATTAAAGCAAATGGTTTTGTAAAAATGCCTAACAATTATGGTTATGTAAGATCATCAAATGCAATAGAAATAACAGTAATTAATTGATACAAAGACAAAGAACTATCACCTAGTTATTACGAAGAAAAAGTTGTTTTTGAGTTAACAGATGAAATTAAAAAACAATTTACAGATTTTGATACTGTAGGTAAAACTATTACACCTGATTCTCCGTCTATACCTTCAGGAGGATTCACAAGTGCTAATATTGAACAAAATTTATCGTCATTGATTTCTAAAATGCAAGTAGAATTAGTAAACAAAATAACTAAAAATACAGAAATAATAAGACTGACAACCAGTGAACAAAACACAGTGAAATTAATACAATATGATGAAACTCAAAAGATTTTAACTGTTAGTTTTACGCTTGATGGATTGCAAAAAAAATGTCAAGCATCATTTAAACTTGATTATTAAAATTAATCCTACAAATGTAGGATTTTTTATTACCTTTTTTTAAGAGACAGAATAAATGTTTTTGTGTTAAAATAAATTAGTACTATTAAAGAGTACTTAAATATTAATAAAATTAAACACTGTTGCGAATTGTATTGGGTGTGTCGTAAATGATGCCAATATTTAGAAACAACAGGACGAAAACAAACAAAGGAAAATAAATATGGAAAATACAGAAAAAAAAGTTGTTGAAGAACAACAAAAATCAGCTCGTACACCTGAAATTATTTCACGTGCTAAATTATTAGAAGCTGGTACATACTTTGGACGTCGTCCAAGCGCATGAAACCCAAAAATGAAACCTTACATTTACGGGAAAAGAAACGGTAACCACATTATCGATGTTACCAAAACTCAAAAATCATTAGAATATGCATTCAAAATGATTCAAAAAGCTTCAGCAAAAGGCGCAAAATTTATTTTTGTTGGAACTAAAAAACAAGCTAAGTCAATTATTGAAGAACAAGCTAACAGAACAAATTCACCATACGTTTCTGAACGTTGATTAGGTGGAACACTAACAAACCAACAAACAATTTTCAAAAGCGTTGATTTATTAGAATCTTTAGAAAAAAAACAAGCTGAAGGGTATGTTGGATACACTAAAAAAGAAGGATTAGATTTTGATAAAAAAATATCAAAACTACAAAAAAACTTGAATGGTATCCGTAACATGCGTTACACACCAAACATTATGATTGTAGCTTCACCATTAGTTGATGATATTGCAATTAAAGAAGCTCGTAAAAAAGGGATTAAAGTATTTGGAATTTTAAACTCAAATGCTGATCCAGATAACGTAGACTTTGGAATCCCAGCAAACGATGCATCAGTTAAATCAATTACTTTAATTTTAACTGTTTTAGCAGACGCTATTGCAAGCGGACGTAACGAAAAACAATTATTTGCTTACCAACCAGACGAAGCTGTTGTTTTACCAGAAGATGTTCGTAAAGAATCATCAGATCAACCACGTAGAGTTTACAACCGTAAACCAAGAGTAGAAAATTCAGAAAACAAAGGAGAATAATATGGCAGCAGATGCAAAATTAATTAAAGAATTACGTGATATAACAAACTCAGGATTCTTAGATTGTAAAAAAGCCCTAGAAGAAACAAATAATGATATTAATGCAGCTATCGCTTTATTACAAGAAAAAGGAGTAGCTAAAGCAGCTAAAAAAGCTTCACGTGTAGCAGCTGAAGGGATTGTTAGAGCTATTTCAAATGAAAAATATTCAGTATTATTTGAATTAAATGCTGAAACAGATTTCGTTGCTAAAAACGAATTATTCCAAGAATTAGTAGAAACAATTCAAAAAGCCTTATTATCAAATGAATTCAAAACTTTAGAAGATGCTTTAAACATCGAAGTAAATGGTTCTTCATTAGAATCATTAGTAACAAACGCAACCGCAAAAATTGGAGAAAAAATCACATTACGTCGTGTTGAAAAAGTTTCATTTACAGAAGGTGAAGTTGCGGCTATTTATACACACGCTAATAAACGTATTGCCTCAATTATTCATGCTAAAGGTACAAATGGTGATGCAGCTAGAAACGTTGCAATGCACGTTGCTGCTTTAAACCCAACATTTGACACTGAAAACGATTTACCAGTTGAATTAAAAGAAAAAATTCACACTGAAGCAGTTGCTGAATGTAAAGAAAACCCAAAATTTGATTCATTACCAGAAAAAGTTCAAAACTCAATGCTTGATGGTAAATTACGTAAAGCATTCAATGAAAACAATGTTTTATCATTCCAAGCATTTGTTATGGAAGATTCAAAAACAGTTGCTCAATACTTAAGTGACAATGGTCTTGAATTAATCAAATCATACCGTTTCGAAGTTGGAGAAGGTATTGAGAAAAAAGTTGTTGACTTTGCAGCTGAAGTAGCTGAACAAATGAAATAGTTTTTTTCAACCAAATTAAAAACAGCGTACCTAACAAGGGACGTTGTTTTTTTAATTGTATATTGATATTAAAAAAACATTAAATGCTGATGTAAAATTAAGATATAAGAATATTAAATAAAAAAGGAAGTATATGAAGATATTATTTGCAGGAGCAGGAGCATTAGGATCACGTTTTGCATTTATGTTGCACCAAGCTGGATTTGATGTAACATTGATAGATAACTGAGAAACACACATTGAAAACATTAAAAAAGACGGATTAAAAGTTATTATCGATGATAAAGACTTAGGTAACTATAAAATGCCTATTTATTGCTCAAAAGAAGTTAAAAATATTAAAGAAGATTTTGACGTAATATTTGTATCAACGAAATCAATGCAATTAAGACCAATGTTGGAAGATATTAAACCGTTATTAAAAAAAGACACAAAAGTAATTTGCGTATTAAATGGTTTAGGTCACGTTGATACATTGAAAGAATACATTGACCCCAATAACATATTAATAGGTGTAACCGTATGAACATCAGGATTAGGTGGGCCAGGTATATTGAAAGCTCACGGAGTTGGAAAAGCAGAAATTAAACAAGTTGAGGAAAAAGACTTAACAAAAACAAATTCTATTATTGAACAATTTAATAAAGCTGGATTAAATTTAATTTATTCAAATAATGTTTATACATCTATTTGACATAAAGCAGCCTTAAACTGTGTATTAAATTCATACTGTACACTTATTGATTGCAATATTAATCAATATGGATCATATAAAGATCATCAAGTATTGACAGATGGCATTTTAGATGAATTAGTGAAAGTTGCAGAAGCTGAAGGAGTTAGTGTTTCTAAAGAAATTATTTCTCAAAACATTATCAACTGTTTTGATCCAAAAACAGCAGGATTACATTACCCATCATTATATCAAGATATGAAAAATGGCCGTTTAACAGAAATAGATTATTTAAATGGAGCTATTGCTAAATTAGGTAAAAAACACAACATAGCCACACCAGTAAACGCAATCATTGCCCATATGATTCATTCAAAAGAAAACAAAAACAATAATAAGTAATTTATTATCTGAACCATTTGATAATGGTTCAGTTTTTAATTTATTTGTTAAGACAAATACAAATGATTCAATTATAATATTGAAATAACAAAAAGAAAAAAAGAGGACTAATGAAAGAAATAAAATATCCATATCCATTTAAATTTATAAACAATAATAAAAGTGAATACCCGATTGTTTTTGCACATGGATTTAATTCAAGTATAAATTGTCTTGATATATTTGCGAACAATTGAAAAGATAATGATTTTTATGCAATTTCATTTCCTGGGAATCAAGGATTAAAACCAATTGAAAACCATGAAATATCAGTGTACCAATACGCACAACTGCTAGCTCAATTCATTATTGATAATGATTTAAAAAATGTTATATTGATAGGGCACTCAATGGGAGGTGGAACAATATCTTTAGCTTATGAATTGGTTAAAGATAGAATAAGTAAAATGATTTATTTAGCTCCTATGAATAAAACAAGTTTGCCTAAAGAAGAAGTGTATTTCGATACATACTTTCCAAGAACTTTCAATGAATTTATAACTAAATTTATTCCAGTTTTGTATTATGATGCTTCAATATTTACAAATGATTCACAATGAATGAAAGAAAACAAAAAAAACTTTAAAGTAAGTGATCATATTAATGACATGATAATGAAACTAGGGGAATCATTACCTGATCCAAAATTAATGAATGACATTGAAATGGCCATGAAAAAAATAACAGTACCAAGTATGTTGATAATGGGTGAAAAAGATGGTGTTATGAAAAGGGATAATTGCTTAGAATATTTCAAAAAAACCATTAAAAATGTTGAAACATACTGAATCAAAAAAACAGGTCATATGATGTTTGATGAAGATTTTGATACATTCAAAATGTTACTTAAAAACTTTATTAATAAAAAATAATACAATACGCTATACGCTAAAAATATAATTATCGTTATATAATTAGCGTATTTTTAGTTCAATTAAATTTTGTTTTTTTTGTATAATTTTAGTATGAAAATAGGAGTATTAGATCACGGTTTATTAGTTGACCAACAAACACATCATCAAACATATCAAAATACAATCGAATTAGCTAAATTTGCTGACGATATTAATCTTGACTCATTTTGAGTTTCAGAACAACATGGAGTACATTCATTAATCATTTCATATCCTTTACTGCTTATGAATGAGTTAGCACATCAAACTAAAAACATCAAAATTGGATGTGGGGGAATAATGTTGAGTAATTATCAACCTTATTCAATCATTGAACAAATAAATACATTAAACATTTTGCAACCTAAAAGATTCATATATGGTTTTGGAAGTAATCCTGGTACAGATAATGTCAAATCAGTATTTGAATCTGGAAGACATTCATTAAATTATTATTCAAAGTTATTGAAAATCACGGAATATTATAATCATGACTCAATTCAAGATATTAAACCATACAATAACCAAAAAAATGAATTTTATTTACTTATTACTGGTGTTGAAAGCGCAATATTTGCAGCTAAAAACAATTTAGCAATTATATACGGGTGATTTTTATTACCTAATAAAACAATAGCTAAACAAGTGATAGAAACATATATTGAAGAATATCAAAGAATTCATAATAAAAAACCAGTAAATATAGGTATAGCTTTAAACGTAGTAAGTTGTAAAAACAAAACCTTAAATGATGAATTGGCATCTCAAATAGCACTTTTTAGATTAGGTAAAAATGATTATAATGAGTACGAACATTTTCCAACTTATGAAAATGTTAAACAAAGAGAGTTTGATGATCAAGAAGAAAAAAAACAATTCGAAAGAAACAAAAGAAATATATTTTTATTAAATTCGATTAGCGACGTGGAAAAAATAAACAAATTATGTGAGGAATTGCATATTGATAATTTGATTATTTCACCCTTAGCTGAAAAACAAGAAGACAAAAAACGTGCTCTAACATTCATAAAAAATTATTTTAATAAGGAGTAATAATGAAAAAAATAACAGAATTTTTATTAGTAGAAAAAAAAGACGACGTATACACAATTAGAATGACACCTGAATTACAAGATGATTTAGGTACAATCGGTTTCGCTCAATTTTATCAAGTTGAAAAAGTTGACAAAGGCGACATTATCATGAAAGTCGAAGCTTCGAAAGCTATTGTTAATGTTAAAATGCCGATATCAGGAACAG
Coding sequences within:
- a CDS encoding FAD-dependent oxidoreductase; its protein translation is MKILVVGANHAGTSFLRTLKTVHPEAEIVCYDRNTNTSFLGCGIAVWVSGEFKDPSGLFYSSPQSLVKDYNIDLKVNHEVIHINKEKKIVTVRDNATGKEFEDTYDKLVFAGGTWPIEPPFKGREYKNIMLSKLFQHAEEIVKAAEDKNVKDVVVVGAGYIGVELVEAFHIQGKKVTLIDLQDRVIPNYFDSEFTDVMETNMKKLGINLRLGESVKEFKSKDNVNVSSVVTDKGEYAADLVILCIGFKPRTDMISGVEKLPNGAIVVDEFNRSITDKDIYAIGDSCAMKNVVTNTQHHTALATNAVKSGLIAALDIAGLHIPFPGVAGTNAINVFNCHYASTGLTKQMALKLGFKDEDVAEQIWTDNDRPEFMNTYEKVSCKIVYNPKTFKLLGVQIGSWGKQVHTEVIYMFALALQKGLTLPEIALTDVYFLPHFNKPFNFFLVPILNALGIKYKA
- a CDS encoding deoxycytidylate deaminase; the protein is MEKNIKKSIYQNGKISWDYYFMSLAKLSAQRSKDPNTKVGACIVNQNYVVSLGYNGMPKSINCTNANNDLDNDLIFSWEKPAVKEEILNSKYTYVVHAEANAIINANLTNSKIGENAIMYITHMPCFNCAKLIVQSKISRIVYAEDYKNDTEEGKASMLILEKMGVKIEKINQNFDVILRAHK
- a CDS encoding triose-phosphate isomerase family protein, with the translated sequence MKKYYLIGNHKMNVNYSENINFIKEVNKLHPDSTDIFFAIAPSYTNLICKQLLAKENNVLKIGAQNVSCYTKGAYTGDISANQLADMQMDFVIVGHSERRTYFHDDSNKINLRIKEALKHNLKVVLCIGETFEEFHSKETLKIISKQIDIALDGVDETADIIISYEPIWAIGTGLVASNEHLAPIFEFLQNKLPKCKFLYGGSANPGNIMHLLEIPQITGFLVGNASLSPEKFVSMLNMMELQKK
- a CDS encoding Rib/alpha-like domain-containing protein; its protein translation is MKNNKSKTLVKLLTLTSLTAALSANAVLISTLNEGENPILVKGDKTKTASEYVEAVKNNSIKPTISDPKDTEEFEYTISDAKTNEDGTVTATVVKTNKKDSKDSKKYEVIIAKNQFKEVLSVKGDKTKTSKEYAEAINNKSFTPQIQGMNDSENYDYVVTKSVANKDGSVDVTVTKTNKKDSKDVTDSIINIPSEEFKLELSIEGDKTKTASEYVEAIKNNLIKPTISGPKDTEEFEYTISDAKTNEDGTVAATVVKTNKKDSKDSKKYEVIIAKNQFKEVLSVKGDKTKTSKEYAEAINNKSFTPQIEGMNDSENYDYVVTKSVANNDGSVDVTVTKTNKKDSKDVTDSIINIPSEEFKIVQTKLNLSSEVVTVEQNSVVSEEQFKKVILNYDELPKDTTIEIINEPDTSNVGEQTAKVKVNIPVEIPQSLDIIVDVKEFKNEIRPSIDYSNEIEVNTEVTEDILKSFIKNVSEYPKSSVFKLKEPLDTTVIGQKTATLIIKQQFKEEKEYPLSITVVSAPVFKESTAKWTNSAYTKGYKEEGTKLTEAEIKNSISILKDPNNPYIEYKITEAIITEDGVKISYKHPYDSSQRFYTILDFKEATPEIIEGGYDVWLPEFTINNEFVEVNNDKELRQKLEKSIINNKYDSIEIKKMEKDIYTQEIKVELVGKKNNEQDTKIVYNKQLKRKIKLIGEIGHEIGPFEDSMTASYIYDSVINDDMLNKLIESKGKARIGDGYLINISVTDAESYALNDSSAQKNNFDKKIGGLKNLLEANEQYTKLKITKLVKKELNKITNSIILTATLEHPDIDNGKPWNEDIYFQINKLGGNYAFKLGNFRLKEGDKLSNYKFAELTKEKLNQMEFEYDILIGNNRNIFPNLNLEEGEIKNKFDFSIKNKELLNNGILITYLVSDKTDPSIKGEESVLISREFFKSSTKATLKAESIKNKMLDEIYGADFEITSEDPLIERSEIKANGFVKMPNNYGYVRSSNAIEITVINWYKDKELSPSYYEEKVVFELTDEIKKQFTDFDTVGKTITPDSPSIPSGGFTSANIEQNLSSLISKMQVELVNKITKNTEIIRLTTSEQNTVKLIQYDETQKILTVSFTLDGLQKKCQASFKLDY
- the rpsB gene encoding 30S ribosomal protein S2 — encoded protein: MENTEKKVVEEQQKSARTPEIISRAKLLEAGTYFGRRPSAWNPKMKPYIYGKRNGNHIIDVTKTQKSLEYAFKMIQKASAKGAKFIFVGTKKQAKSIIEEQANRTNSPYVSERWLGGTLTNQQTIFKSVDLLESLEKKQAEGYVGYTKKEGLDFDKKISKLQKNLNGIRNMRYTPNIMIVASPLVDDIAIKEARKKGIKVFGILNSNADPDNVDFGIPANDASVKSITLILTVLADAIASGRNEKQLFAYQPDEAVVLPEDVRKESSDQPRRVYNRKPRVENSENKGE
- the tsf gene encoding translation elongation factor Ts, encoding MAADAKLIKELRDITNSGFLDCKKALEETNNDINAAIALLQEKGVAKAAKKASRVAAEGIVRAISNEKYSVLFELNAETDFVAKNELFQELVETIQKALLSNEFKTLEDALNIEVNGSSLESLVTNATAKIGEKITLRRVEKVSFTEGEVAAIYTHANKRIASIIHAKGTNGDAARNVAMHVAALNPTFDTENDLPVELKEKIHTEAVAECKENPKFDSLPEKVQNSMLDGKLRKAFNENNVLSFQAFVMEDSKTVAQYLSDNGLELIKSYRFEVGEGIEKKVVDFAAEVAEQMK
- a CDS encoding ketopantoate reductase family protein — translated: MKILFAGAGALGSRFAFMLHQAGFDVTLIDNWETHIENIKKDGLKVIIDDKDLGNYKMPIYCSKEVKNIKEDFDVIFVSTKSMQLRPMLEDIKPLLKKDTKVICVLNGLGHVDTLKEYIDPNNILIGVTVWTSGLGGPGILKAHGVGKAEIKQVEEKDLTKTNSIIEQFNKAGLNLIYSNNVYTSIWHKAALNCVLNSYCTLIDCNINQYGSYKDHQVLTDGILDELVKVAEAEGVSVSKEIISQNIINCFDPKTAGLHYPSLYQDMKNGRLTEIDYLNGAIAKLGKKHNIATPVNAIIAHMIHSKENKNNNK